CGACATCCTGCACCCGGCAGACGAACATCACCGTGTCCTGGGCGGGTGCGGCCAGGACGTGGAGTCCGGCCGCGCCCGTGACCTCGGCCATCGCCGCGCGATCGAACAGCACCAGCACGGCTTCGTCGCCCACATCCCAGTTCGCGTACGGGCCCGCCGCAGTGCCTTTGATCAGCGTGGCACCGACCAACTCCGGCAGCACAGCCGCGTAGAACTCGAAGCACTCGGCGAAACGGGTGACCAGCAGTCTCGGATGTAGCGCGTCCACGACGTCCTCCAATTAGTAGGTTCACACCTATTGTAGGTTGGGCCCTATAATAGGAGGATGGAATCCGGACGCGCGCTGCCACCGAGCCTGCTCGACCTGGACATCTACCTGCTGTCGCGGGTCGGCAAGGCCGCACGCGGCCGATTCGCGGATCGCCTGTCGACCCGTGGACTGCGACTGTGGCACATGGCGATCCTCGCCGCACTGGCCGATTTCGGCCCGCATGCCCAACGCGATCTGGCCGAGCGGCTGTCCATCCACCCGAGCGACGTCGCCAAGATCGTCGACGAGCTGGAAGCCGCCGGACAGGTCGAACGCGCGCGCGACGACAGCGACCGCCGCCGAATCACCGTCCGCCTGACGCGAACCGGTCGCACGGCGCTGAAGGCACTCGACCACGAAGCCCACGAGATCAGCGACGAGATCCTCGCCCCGCTCACCCCTGCCGAGCGCACCCACTTGACCGTGATGTTGCAACGCCTTTTCGCGCACGCGTATCCGGATTCCGTTGCCGCTCCGGCACAGCGGTTCGTGCGTCTACTCGAAAGCGAAGACCTTGGTTGAGCGTTCTACCGGAACAAATTCACGAACTGCCCTCGCAGCCCGCGTCGTTAGTACGCTGAAGGTGTTGTCCGTGCTGCTGGGCGCGGCCGAGATCATGGTCACCGGAGCTTGTTCCTCGACTCCGTCCGCGCCAGTCGACTCGGCAAACGGGCGATCGACAGCACCGCTCGGAGGGGTACCGCTGAGCGGTTGGAAGCTCACATTGCCCGTGGCGGATTCGGGCCGCAAGGCGAAGATTATCGATCCAGCTGCCGTCACAGCCCCATGGTTGGCTCGCGACGGTGCCGGCAATCTGGCTTTCTGGGCGCCGGCCCGTGGTGTGACAACTTTCCATTCCGATCACCCTCGTACCGAATTGGACAGCCGCACCGAATTCAGAGCGGGTTCGAGCATTCACAACCTGCGGGCGAGCCTGTCGGTAACCCAGCTCCCCGACAAGAGCAAGAAGATCATCGTCGGCCAGATGCACGGTGCGGGAAGTATTTCCTCGGTGCCATTCGTGATGGTCGTCTACGACTCGGGAGCGCTCGACGTCGTCGTCAAGCAGAAGCAATCCGGATCCGAGGGAAACCGCGATTCGCTCTTGTCGAATGTTCCGCTCGGCGCCACGTTCGACTACAAGATCACTGACAATGGTGATGGCAGCTTGAGGTTCACCGCGACATATGGCTCGACTACGAACATGAGAAAGGTCGCACTGCCCGCATCGTTTTCCGATGCTGCCGTCCGGTTCCAGGCAGGTGATTATCAGCAGGACGACGTCGATGAGGACCCCTCCGACAGCGGTCGGGTTGTCTTCACTGCCCTGTCAGCCGACTGAACCGAAGTTCGTGCCGGACCAGTTTGCGATACACCTCGAGCCATCCCACGAAATTCCCAGCTATCCCGAGCCGACTACACAGTTGCCGATGATCGGCTAACGCACCATCTGCTCGATAAGGCGCCGGGCCGCGCGGTCGGTGCGTTCGACCTCGCCCGTGATCAGGCGGTCCTGGAGGATGCCGCGCAGCCCCGAAACCAGCAGAGTGGCAACGACTTCCGGGTCATCGATGGAATCGAGGCCACGCAGGCCTTCGACGAGCGCCGACACGAAGACGGCGATGGCGGAAGTGGCGTAGCGAATATACGGACTGTGCGGAGCACACGCCGCGCCGAGCACCTGGAGCATCACCTTGACGCTCGTGCTGCCTTCGCCCGAGGTGTTGGTGGTCCAGAAATCCCAGAGCCGGTCGCGCAGCGCGGAGGCGTCCTCGATGTCGGCGAACAGGGCCGCGATGTCGGGCCGCTGCGTCGCCAGCGCCTGAACCAGCAGCTCTTCCTTGGTCGTGAAGTAGTAGATCAGCATGCGCGAGCTGGTGCCGAGTTCGGCGGCGAGCGGGCGCAGAGACAGGTCCACGAGGCCGTGGCCGGCGATGTAGCGCACGACGGCGGCGAGCAGTTCGGCGCGTTTGGCGTGGTCGAGGGGGCGAGCCATGAGTTGACTGTAGCGACTGGTACAGGTATTGATGACATCGTGACTGTAACAATCGCTTCAGAAACTCGGGATTCGGTCGTCGTCACCGGTTACGCGGCTACTACGTCGCTCGCCGACGACATGGACGCGACCTGGTCCGAATTGCTGGCGGGCCATAGCGGCATCGGCGTGCTCGACGACGACTTCGTGGCCGAGTACGATCTGCCGGTCCGGATCGGCGGCAAGCTGAGGTCACAGCCCGGCGACCAGCTGACCCGTGTCGAGCAGCGCAGGCACTCCTATGTCGAGCAGATGGCGCTGGTGCTCGGACGCCGGGTCTGGCGCGCCGCGGGCACTCCCGAGCTGGACGGCGAGCGGCTGGCTGTCGCCATCGGCACCGGGCTCGGCGGTGGCGACGCGCTGATCAGCGCGGTCGACGCGATGCGCGACGGCGGGTACCGCAAGGTCTCGCCGATGTCGGTGCCGATGGTGATGCCGAATGGGCCCGCCGCAACAGTCGGCCTGGAAATCGGCGCGAAGGCCGGGGTCTTCGCGCCGGTCTCGGCCTGCTCGTCCGGTTCGGAGGCCATCGCGCACGCCTGGCGGCTGATCACCACCGGAGAGGCGGACGTCGTGGTGGCGGGCGGTGTCGAAGGGCACATCCACGCCGTACCCATCGCGAGCTTCGCGATGATGCGCGCGATGAGCACCCGCAACAACGAGCCGGAGCACGCTTCCCGCCCGTTCGACCGGGACCGCGACGGGTTCGTGTTCGGCGAGGCGGGCGCACTCCTGGTGCTCGAGTCGGAGCGGCACGCGCGAGCCCGCGGCGCCACCGTCCACGGTAGGGTGCTCGGCGCGGGCATCACCTCCGACGCCTACCACATCGTCGCCTCCGAGCCGGAGGGCGTCGGCGCCGCCCGCGCCATGCGCAAGGCCATGCACACTGCCGGACTTCAGGTTTCGGATATCCACCATGTGAACGCGCACGCCACGTCCACATCCATCGGCGATGCCTCGGAGGCGAATGCGATCGCGGCGGTCGTCCCCGACGCCTCGGTCTATGCCCCGAAATCCGCGCTGGGACACTCGATCGGGGCAGTCGGCGCCCTCGAATCGTTGATTACCATGCTGACCCTGCGCGACCAGACCGTCCCGCCCACATTGAATCTCGACAACCGCGATCCGGCGATCGATCTGGACATCGTCGCGGGCGGCCCGCGCACCCAGCGCATCGACTTCGCGCTGAACAACTCGTTCGGATTCGGCGGTCACAACGTCGCCCTCGCGTTCGGCCGGGTCTGACCGCGACCTCGGACCGGCACAGAGATACCGTCGTAACACAGCCCGAACAACTCGCCGACCCGGCACCGCGGCCGGTCCGAAGGACGGACAACGATGTGAGCGACGCCTTCTACCTGCCCGATCCGGCGAATCCGCAGCGATTCGTCTCGACCGAGCTCACCCGCGGTCCCTGGTCGCCGGACGCCCAGCACGCGGGGCCACCTTCGGCGCTGCTCGGTCACGTGATCGAGCGGTGCGAGCCGCGTACAGGGTTCCAGGTCGGGCGCGTCGCCGTCGAGATCCTCGGCCCGGTGCCGCTGGAGCCGCTCACGGCGAAGGCCCGCGTCGTGCGTCCCGGCCGCAGCGTCGAGATGATCGAGGCGGCGCTGTCAACGGATCGCGGGCCGGTGCTGCGGGCGAATGCCTGGCGGTTCAAGCTGGCCGAGCCGGAATTGGCACTACCCGAACGCTTCCTGCCGACCGGCGCCCGCCCCGGACCCGAGCAGGCGGCGCCCGCGCGATTCCCGTCCACCCAGCCGGTCGGCTTCCACACCGCCATCGACTACCGATTCGTCACCGGCTCTTTCACCGAACCGGGCCCGGCGATCTGCTGGATCCGGCTCAAATATCCCATCGTGGCGGGCACCACCCCGAGCCCGCTCGAGCGCACCCTCGCCGCAGCCGACTCCGGGAACGGCGTCAGCGCGGTCCTCGACTGGTCCCGCTTTCTGTTCATCAATACGGACCTGACAGTCACCCTGCATCGCCAGCCCGCGGGCGAATGGGTCTGCCTCGACGCCGTCACCCATCCCCAGCCGCACGGCATAGGTCTGGCCGAATCCGCCCTCTACGACGAAAAGGGTCCCCTGGGCCGCAGCACTCAGACCCTGTTCCTCGGTACCCGATAGTCGCTGCCCCGCTGGCGTGTTCACTGCCGCCGTTCCCAGCGCCAGGCGAACTCACCCGCCTCCGGCGGAGGGCCGGGCAGATCACCATCCGCGGCCAGGCCCGCCACCAGCATGGTGAGCACCCGACGGCGCAGCTGCGCGGTGCGCTCCCGGCCCGGGAGCACGACGGCCGAGCACGACTCCAGAATCAACCCGAGATCCTGCGGGTTCACGCCCCCGCGCAGCTTGCCGGTGGCATGCGCGCGGCGCACGATCTCCTCGGTCACCTCACCTGAGTGCATGACGTCGGACAGGATCGATTCGTCGGGAGTGAAGGTGCCCGCGAGGTGGACGGTCAGCGAGTGCACGTCCGCGTCGACCACCCGCTCCAGGAACCCAACCAGGCCGCGCCAGCCGTCCGAATCCTCCAGCGCCGCATCGGCTTCCGTGTTATAGCGGCGCAGGCCCTCGTGGCAGAGGGTGCGCAGCAGCACTTCCTTGCTCGGATAGCGGCGATACAACGCGCTGATCCCGACGCCCGCGTGTTCCGCGACGGCGGCGATGGGGGCATTGGCATCAGCAAGGAATACGGCGCGAGCGGCCTCCAGGATCAACCCGTCGTTGCGGGCCGCCTGTGCTTTGCGGCCGGGCAATGCCTTCTGAGCTGGGGCGTCGGATGATTTCGGCATGCGGTCCAGGTTAGCACTTGAAACGGAATGATCCGTTCTGCTATGGTTCAAACAGAACGAAGCATTCCGTTTCAAAAGGAGCGAAACATGACCGCGATCACCCCCTCCCGCATCGCCATCAAGCCCTTTCGGATCGACGTCCCGCAGGCCCAGCTCGACGATCTGACCGACCGCCTCCGCCGCGCCCTGTGGCCGAGCGAGCTGCCCGGTGTCGGCGATTCCTACGGTGTTCCTGGAGATCGCGTTCGGGCCCTCGCCGAGTACTGGGTGGAGCGGTTCGACTGGCGGGCGCTCGAAGCGAAGCTCAACGCCTACCCGCAGTTCACCACCGAAATCGACGGCGAAGACATCCACTTCTTGCATATCGAGTCCGCGCGGCCCGACGCCGTCCCGGTGATCCTCACCCACGGCTGGCCGGGCACCGTCCTGGAATTCCTGGACGTCATCGCGCCGCTGACCGCGCCGGATTCGGCCGACGTGCCCGCTTTCCACCTGGTCATCCCCTCGCTGCCCGGCTTCGGTTTCTCCGGCCCCACCCGAAGCACGGGCTGGAACCGCTACCGCACCGCCAAGGCGTGGGTGGAGCTGATGGACCGGCTCGGTTACCAGCGCTACGGCGCGATCGGGAACGACGCGGGCTCGATGGTCGCGCCCGAGATGGCCAAGATCGCGGCCGACCGGATGATCGGGGTGCACGTGACGCAGCTGTACTCGTTCCCGTCCGGCGACCCGGCCGAGTTCGAGGGGATGTCACAGGAGGACATGGCCGCGCTGCAGCATCTGCAGTGGTTCCACGACAACAAGATGGCGTTCAACATCCTGCACAGCCAGCAGCCGCAGACGCTGGCGTACGCACTTGCCGATTCGCCGGTGGGGCTGCTCGGCTGGAACGCGCAGCTGATGGGCGAGAGCCTGGACGAGGAGTTCGTGATCGGCAACGTGGCGATCTACTGGCTGACCGGCACCGCCGCCTCGTCCATCCGCTTCTACTACGAGGACGCCAACGCCACCGAGCAGCCGCAGGGTCCGACCACGGTGCCGACCGGATTGGCCATGTTCAAAGGTGACTTCCAGTCGATCCGCCGGTTCGCCGAGCGTGACCACGAGAACATCGTCCGCTGGAACTCCTACGACCCCGAACCTGTCGAGAGCAGCGCCAACGACGCGGCGGGCCACTACGCCGCACATGAGGCCCCGGAGTTGCTGGTTGACGACATCCGGCAGTTTTTCGCGGGTCTCGACTGAGCATTCCCACTCCTCGCACGGCCCGCCTCCCACGTTTCCGGTGGCGGGCCGTTCGCCTGTGCCGCTCGAGACACTCCCTTATGTCATCGAGACTCACGGCCATGGTTCGTCTCGCTTCCCGCTGATGTACTGGGTTTGCCAACAGCTCAACAGCTTTCAGCCAAGGAGAGACACATCATGAGAATCGCAGTCTTCGGAGCCACCAGCACCGTCGGTCGTCTGGTCGTCGAGCAGGCCGTGCGGGAAGGGCACGAGGTGACCGCGTTCACCCGGAGCGCGGCGAGCGT
The DNA window shown above is from Nocardia sp. NBC_01730 and carries:
- a CDS encoding VOC family protein — its product is MDALHPRLLVTRFAECFEFYAAVLPELVGATLIKGTAAGPYANWDVGDEAVLVLFDRAAMAEVTGAAGLHVLAAPAQDTVMFVCRVQDVDAGTEVCVRHGASVITPPADRPEWGPGLRTAHLRDPEGTLMELQSY
- a CDS encoding MarR family winged helix-turn-helix transcriptional regulator, with product MESGRALPPSLLDLDIYLLSRVGKAARGRFADRLSTRGLRLWHMAILAALADFGPHAQRDLAERLSIHPSDVAKIVDELEAAGQVERARDDSDRRRITVRLTRTGRTALKALDHEAHEISDEILAPLTPAERTHLTVMLQRLFAHAYPDSVAAPAQRFVRLLESEDLG
- a CDS encoding polysaccharide lyase family 7 protein, whose translation is MLLGAAEIMVTGACSSTPSAPVDSANGRSTAPLGGVPLSGWKLTLPVADSGRKAKIIDPAAVTAPWLARDGAGNLAFWAPARGVTTFHSDHPRTELDSRTEFRAGSSIHNLRASLSVTQLPDKSKKIIVGQMHGAGSISSVPFVMVVYDSGALDVVVKQKQSGSEGNRDSLLSNVPLGATFDYKITDNGDGSLRFTATYGSTTNMRKVALPASFSDAAVRFQAGDYQQDDVDEDPSDSGRVVFTALSAD
- a CDS encoding TetR/AcrR family transcriptional regulator yields the protein MARPLDHAKRAELLAAVVRYIAGHGLVDLSLRPLAAELGTSSRMLIYYFTTKEELLVQALATQRPDIAALFADIEDASALRDRLWDFWTTNTSGEGSTSVKVMLQVLGAACAPHSPYIRYATSAIAVFVSALVEGLRGLDSIDDPEVVATLLVSGLRGILQDRLITGEVERTDRAARRLIEQMVR
- a CDS encoding KasA/KasB family beta-ketoacyl-ACP synthase codes for the protein MTVTIASETRDSVVVTGYAATTSLADDMDATWSELLAGHSGIGVLDDDFVAEYDLPVRIGGKLRSQPGDQLTRVEQRRHSYVEQMALVLGRRVWRAAGTPELDGERLAVAIGTGLGGGDALISAVDAMRDGGYRKVSPMSVPMVMPNGPAATVGLEIGAKAGVFAPVSACSSGSEAIAHAWRLITTGEADVVVAGGVEGHIHAVPIASFAMMRAMSTRNNEPEHASRPFDRDRDGFVFGEAGALLVLESERHARARGATVHGRVLGAGITSDAYHIVASEPEGVGAARAMRKAMHTAGLQVSDIHHVNAHATSTSIGDASEANAIAAVVPDASVYAPKSALGHSIGAVGALESLITMLTLRDQTVPPTLNLDNRDPAIDLDIVAGGPRTQRIDFALNNSFGFGGHNVALAFGRV
- a CDS encoding thioesterase family protein — translated: MSDAFYLPDPANPQRFVSTELTRGPWSPDAQHAGPPSALLGHVIERCEPRTGFQVGRVAVEILGPVPLEPLTAKARVVRPGRSVEMIEAALSTDRGPVLRANAWRFKLAEPELALPERFLPTGARPGPEQAAPARFPSTQPVGFHTAIDYRFVTGSFTEPGPAICWIRLKYPIVAGTTPSPLERTLAAADSGNGVSAVLDWSRFLFINTDLTVTLHRQPAGEWVCLDAVTHPQPHGIGLAESALYDEKGPLGRSTQTLFLGTR
- a CDS encoding TetR/AcrR family transcriptional regulator — translated: MPKSSDAPAQKALPGRKAQAARNDGLILEAARAVFLADANAPIAAVAEHAGVGISALYRRYPSKEVLLRTLCHEGLRRYNTEADAALEDSDGWRGLVGFLERVVDADVHSLTVHLAGTFTPDESILSDVMHSGEVTEEIVRRAHATGKLRGGVNPQDLGLILESCSAVVLPGRERTAQLRRRVLTMLVAGLAADGDLPGPPPEAGEFAWRWERRQ
- a CDS encoding epoxide hydrolase family protein, producing the protein MTAITPSRIAIKPFRIDVPQAQLDDLTDRLRRALWPSELPGVGDSYGVPGDRVRALAEYWVERFDWRALEAKLNAYPQFTTEIDGEDIHFLHIESARPDAVPVILTHGWPGTVLEFLDVIAPLTAPDSADVPAFHLVIPSLPGFGFSGPTRSTGWNRYRTAKAWVELMDRLGYQRYGAIGNDAGSMVAPEMAKIAADRMIGVHVTQLYSFPSGDPAEFEGMSQEDMAALQHLQWFHDNKMAFNILHSQQPQTLAYALADSPVGLLGWNAQLMGESLDEEFVIGNVAIYWLTGTAASSIRFYYEDANATEQPQGPTTVPTGLAMFKGDFQSIRRFAERDHENIVRWNSYDPEPVESSANDAAGHYAAHEAPELLVDDIRQFFAGLD